Sequence from the Pedobacter sp. D749 genome:
TGCTGTGGCAGCCCGTGAAAGGGTGTACGCTAATGCGTTTTTAAACAGGGTGAATCTTTATCTGGCCCGAAAAAGTAATCTTCCGCTGTGGGGACTGATCCTGCTCATTCCGGTGATGTTGGTTACGACAGTTTTACTATTGATATTGGGACAGGATGCAGACAGTATGGTTAAAGTCTTTACGGATACGACGACCTGGAGGTTTTCGAGGCAAATGCACCCACCTGTTCTGGATCACAAAGGACATTATTTGTGCACTGTTGCAGTGTCTGGGAGTCCAAAGCTTGTAAAACCTCTTCGGCTGGGTGTTAGGGGTGGAAGGACGATTGTTGTGAACCGCCAATTGCTGATTGCCAATGCATTTGAAGAAATGATCCAGGACTTTTCGCCTCGTATGCATAGAGTCATCAGACGTAATTACGACAGGTATGGATATAATTTATCAAAAAAAATCAATAATGAAGGCTTATCAAACCTAACCTACGTGCTAATGAAACCTTTGGAGTGGATTTTTCTGATCTGCTTGTATCTTTTCACAGAGAAGCCTGAGCTTCGGATCAGCAGACAGTATTCAATGCAAAAAGGCCAGGCAACTACATAGGCCGTCTTTTATTTCTATTGACTATAAACAAAATAACAACGAGAATTACTCCTGCCAATACCACCCATACTATCGCCTGACCGACAATATATCCTAATCCAAATGCTACATTTCCAATTTCGGAAGCACCTTGTTGTCGGCTCGCCTTATTTACGGTAATCTTTAAGGAATTGAAAAATCGCTCCCGGGCGGGTTTAGACCTTTCGTCTTTATCTTTATCCGTCCAGAAATCAATATAAAGCATTTTGTTGTTCAGGAACAGCATCCTTTTAAACCGCAAATTTGATAAATTAGGGTTGTTGGTGATATACTTAATTTCATATCCTCGCAATCCATCGATATGGTAAGGCTTTTTACTTACAAGTTTGCCCTTTGATGTGTTTAATGTTCCTCCAATAAATCCGGAATAAATGCTGTCAAGTTCGTTTTGACTGAAACCTGCACCGCTTTTAGTAGTAAGATCAGCAAAACCGGCAAGATAAAATCCTGATGAGTCGCTATAATGATGTAAATGCTGGCCTAAGGTATCAGTGATTTGAGGTTTGTCCGGAAAGTCAATTGCGGCTATATCGCCCAGTGTTTGATGGAAAAAGCCTTTCCTAAACGAGCATAAAGCGATAAATAACACCAAAATTGCAAATGTTTTTTTAGTCATAAAGGCTTTTCTGGTCATTGCATAAATGGATTGAACGATGAGGAATACGAATACAAGGTAATCATTGCAGCCAAAATGCACGAAGAATTGCGCATCTATATTTTAGGATTTGATATCAAATATGCCAAAGCGTTAGCAGAAGGGAAGGCAACTACTCCATGACCCTATACAACCCGAAATCGGGGGAATAAAGGTATTTTATGTGATGCAACGTAATCACTTGTGGCAGAATCAAGTTCTCCCCCTTAAACTTAAGGTCGCCTAACTTATAATAATACATGTACACCGGAGAGGGGAGCGTGCCTTGTTGCCATCGAATTAGCACATCGTCATCAAATTTCTTCACATCTTTTGCAGTTCTTGAAAATTCACTGTTAAAAAGAAAGTCATTGCGTACAAATAGTGTTTCATCTTTTATTTCAAAAATATTACAACGTTCCTGATGCACAGTTACATATTCACAAGGTTTGTAACCGTATTTTTTTAAAAGTGTTGTTTCATATTTATGAAGTGCCAAAAGCTTTAAACTGTCATTTTCAATGTTAAGCTCTTCCGACTTTACATTCAGGCTGTCTGCAAAAACTACATTTTTGAAGTCCTGGGATTTGCGATAGTCCGGATAGAAGTATTTCTTGCGATTAAAATAAAGATTACCTTTTTTATCTATGAAAAAAGGCAGATCCCAATCATAAGTGTTTTCAAAAATGATCCGTTTGTTTACGTCCATTATTTTAAATGGAGCGTCACTTCTGTCTGGTTTCAAAAAAATTCTGTCATCTTCTAAAAAGATGATTTCACTTAAATTTTGCATGTCTGTAACCAGCTTAAACTTACGCTGATCCTTAAGTAATTCGGAAATTAAAGGCACTTCCGGATGACTATCTTTTTTTGGAAATGGATTACATGCCGAAGCAAACATCATAATAATCAAACCGGCAAATTTACTTCTCATGGTGCGTTTTTTTAGATTTGGAATTATAACAAAAACTGAACCATAAGCATCATTGCCGGTTTGCTAAGCATCCGGTATGTTTGGCTCTACAAGTTTAATGAGTTTTTCAAGAGATTCCTGCCAACCAAGATAACACATCTCCACAGGTATCATCGCAGGTATGTTTTCCTGCAATATTTTTAAGTCCGTACCAACCGATGTTTTAGTGAACCAGATGGTGTTTACAATGGTGCCAGTCAGATTTGAATCTTCAAACTTATCTGTGTATTTTAACAATTCATTCGGAACGACCTCTAAGTATTCTCCACCAAACGCGTTAGTACTTCCTGTAGTGAAATTCTGGAAAGACATTTTAAATGTGCCGCCCGGCTTTACATCCATGCCATGAATGATACCGAGAAATCCATAAGGCGGCATCCACGATGCAAGTGCTGTAGGCTCGGTAAAAGCACGGTAAACCTTCTCCGGTGATGCTTTAATCACTCTGTGTAATGAAACGCTGTTGTCTGACATACAATTATTTTTATTTTAGAATTAGCGCCTGTTTAAAATTAAGTAAAATTTATTTCGTATGTCAGTCTGAGCGTAGTCGAAGACAATTTTTTATAGTTAAGAGAAGCATTCGACTTCGCTCTTGTGACAAACTAGGAGAAGTAATGTAATTGAATAAAATTTAAACAGGTGCTAAATATGTTTAACAAATATGATGTTATTACCGGATAATTTGCAGGGTGATATACGACAATTTACAGGGGGGATGGGACAATATCTTTCTTTGACAACATGGTGCAGGCCAGCTTTCGGCGTAGCGACTACATATACCGAACCTGGGTTTTCAATGTTATGTAATTGAGTTATGGTGGATGAATTTTACCCGAACCGGGGTAGGCTAGGTATCACAACTTACATCGTCCCAATCTTGTTCTCCATACCTGATTAGCCAATTTAGGGCGTAGTGCCTTTCATATACCACGCCAGAAATAGCTTCTTCAAGTTGGACGTTTGCCAATCTTGCATCTACACAAGCCCAGTCGATTCTGTAGTAAAGGTCATTTGCATCCAGAATTTCAGCTGCAGATCTTGTTTCAGATATGGAATTTATAAAAGTATTGGGGTCTTTTCCCGCACCAACAGGATAATCTTGTTCAGGGATGTCATTTAAATCGCAAAGTTGGTCAGGGAAATTAAGTTCATCAATCTTACCTAAGGCCCACATCAGCGTGTAAATACATTCGCTTTTCCAACTTTCCGTATTTTTCCGCTCTTCGGTAGGATGACCAAGTAATTCTTTTTCTGCAGGTGTGGTTTGTGCCCATAAATCGTATTGCTGCAAATAGGCAATTGCAATATCCGCCGGTATTACATTATTTGCCACAAAATTAGTAACGGCCAGAATGCATAACCTGGTCGCAATTTCTTTTGGTGTCCTTATTAAAGTTTCACTTTCAGCATTGATGCAGGGTAAACTTGAATTAACTTTGATGCCTCTTACTTTCAGTATTGCTTCACTTCTTTCTTTTCTTCTGATTTGATCGTCAGACAATTGAGATTGTTCCTTGTCAAAATATTTCGACTCAATATTAACACTAAGTTTTTCAATTTCTGAATTTCCTGAGGTATCCAGGATTAGATCTAAATTGTGATCCAAAAAGTGTTGTCCGCCAGACTTGCTGATTAAAGTGCCTGGCTGTGTGAATATAATCGCATCAAACTCAGTTGCGAGTTTTTGAAGCAGTGGTATGATGTCTTTGGTCTCCTGCGGTTCCTGTTCTACAGAAAACTCGCTATTTATAGTAGCGACTTTAGCCAACAGCAAATGTTTTAACTGTTCATTTGTTGCCGGTAATGCTGTAATATATCCGTAAAGGCCTTTTAAGTTTGCCGTTAGCGGACTGTCGTCAATTTCCGGAAGCTGGTAGGAGGGGAACGCCCTTTCGCGATAGCTTACTTTAATCGTAACAGATGGACTAAATAACCCGCCTTTTATAACCAGTTGTGCTATTTTATCTTCACCTGGATCACTTATGGATAATATCCCTTTAGGAAATTCTTTCTGAAGCAGGTATGTGATTTTTTCAAACCCAATGTAGTGAGAATAATACGTACAAATCATATGTTTTACTTTGAACCGGTGATGAATCATCGCAACAAAAACTGAACCATACATGGCATGAATTTCGCTATTCCTGTAGCTTATTACTAAAAACGCCATGAAATTACTAAATTACGCCGCAGCCTGCTTTTTCTGTTGTTATCTTTTTTCCTGTTCAGGACAGGTGGAAACCAAATCTAAATCCAATGACTCTTTAGCTAGTGAAATGGTTAATGCATTCAAAGGAAAGAGTCTGGAAGAAATTAATGAGTTATTAAAAAGTAATTCCGAACAAATTGAAGGGCTTTTTAAATTAATGGATACACGGCTGGAGATAACTCCTGCAAAAAGTAGTAATCCATCTTCTAATGAAGGAGTTATATCCGGACCTTCATTTACAATTATCCCGGAGAAAATCATAGGACCTGCGCTTAATGAAATGGCTAAGAATTATGAGTTTTCACAAAAAATCTTCCCTGAAGGTTCGGTTATCACAACATCTCTTAAATCAAGCTATAAACCTGCCGTTTTCCAGGATCCTGCTGGAAAAGATGGATCTAATATTTTACGAAGTGAATTTATAGTGCATGGCTTATATTTTCATGACCATTCCAGTTTAAAGGACAACATTGGATCGTCAGACAATCATGAAAATATTATGATTAAGGAGAGAAAGCCAATAGACAGTCTTAAAGCAACTGTAAAATATACCTATATCACTAAAATGGAAAAAGTTATATTGGATGAAAATGAGACGGAGAAGAAAATTGGTGAAGGTACTATAAAACTTAAACAGCTGGGAAACGGTTCGGCAACATTTACTTATAATGGTCCTGATGGACATCTGCTATCGATAGCAGGAATGGATACGCAAGGCAGATTGATTGATCATAATAGCTCCTCTACAAACTCAATTCCTTCGGCTGCTAAACGTAAATTTCTGGAGGAACTTAATGAAGTTCTAAAAGCTACAACGAAGAAGATTGACGCAGGAAAATATAAAAATGCGGATGAATTAATTACAGATCTAAAAGCTACATTACCTTCATCAATCACTGAAAAAGATGCTGCTGAAACTAATTCCCAGTTGTCAAATTATCACTTTTATCAGGATATTTCTAAGATTGTGGTTTATTATGCAGCGGCTGTTAAAACGGTTGAGCATCAGGTGACACTGAAAAGTGAGGACATTATAGCCAGTGGTCTTTCTATAGGAATTGGCGAAAAACAAAGCGGTTATGGAGTTGTACAGGCAGACGGCAGTTGGTTAATAAAACCTTCATTCAAAATCCTTTATGCTATAAATCCATTTTATTACAGCACTTGTGAGGAGTATTCTGCTGATGAAAAATGCGACTACTTTAGATTGGATGCGGAGAATAAAAAAATGATTCCATTTGAGCAAAGCAAGCTAAAAGGTTATGTATTGAAGCGTGCTTTAAATTCAAATCTGGTTCTTTTTCAACAGAGAAATACTGACCCCGCAAAAGTCTATGACAATGGAGTGATGGATAAAAATGGGAACATTATCATGAAACCGGTTTACTATGACGTATGGATTGCGGGAAATTATCTGATTACCGCAGGAGAGAATGCGAAAACCAGTGAAGGAGAATTTGGTTTATACACACAAACCGGTAAGCCAATTATTCAGGGAAGTGCCCAGCCAATCGGTCGTAAAGGTAATTTCATCTTTATTGAACAGGCGGGTAATCCGAATGATGGGAATAAAAAATATAAGTTACTGGATAACCGTTCAGGAAAAAGTTTTTTGCCTGAAGGGATCTTTGCACTAGAGACGGACTATGTTGGCGATGCCCTTCCGGTGAGCAACGGCAAGAGCAAATATTTGATTGACAGAAAAAAGAACAAAAAGGCTGATCTATCTGAGTATGCGGTAATCAAGCAATTTGTAGGCAATTACGCACTTGTAAAGTCGAAAGCAGGCTATTGGGGAGTGATTAATAGCGCCGGAGAACTGGAGGTAGCCTGCGTAAATACAAGTTTATCCCCTGTATACAATGATCTTACGCTAATTACCGATGCACAGGGGCCTGAAGGTAAACAGCGAAACGGATTGTTAAATATTGTAACCGGCAGAATGATTGTACCATTAATGTACAGAGAAGACGATAACGTAGCCTCTGTACATGGGGAAGCTTCAACAACCACATATTATATAGCTGGCAAAAAATTTGATGCTTTTGGCAAGGAAATGGAAAACTAGGGTATTTGAATGAAAAAAATACCCAACATAGGGTAAGCACTGGTTTTTGGACGTTGTTCATTGCAGCAGGATCACACCAAAAACTATCAAAAGTATAAAGAGGCTGTATCAAAAATATTCATGCTAGCCCACTAAGCAAATTATATTTTGAGACTTCGTCATTCCCAATTTAATTGGGAATCATAATGCTATTGCAGCGCTTTAAGATTCCCGCCAGCGCCTATCGTGTGGACAAAATAATTATCACATTCTTCTATCGCTCTATGCCGCGGGGCATGGTACTTTGGAGCGCCAAAGTACCCAAAGCGCTTTGTCAATCCAGCAATGAGCCTTTCACACAATCTCATGCACATCAAAAAAACAGCGACACTTCGTTTTGTGTTCAATATTTTTTTAAAATTAAATTATCGGTTATGAACACAAAACCACTGCGTTTCAGGTTTGTTAGTGCCATTTTTTACTATTGTGCAACTGTTTTTTTGATTTCCCCGGCTCTTGGGATTGACAGCGTCCTTGGTTAAAATCCGTGCTTTATTAAAGTTAGTTAGCAAAACGCCTAAAAAATTAAACTCAAAAAGATGTGTCCATAGGATAGGCCTGTGCGGGAATGACGGGAAACGAAATAAAATTCTGGCCTTAACTGCCAGATTTTACTTTTGAGACAATCTCTTTAAGCTATTACGGGTTATGCCAAAATATGCGCCAAATCGCGGACCAAGCAAAAAAGTTGAGAGCAAGTATAATATGCTTTTTAACAAGAACCAATCAAACCAATATTAACAATCAATATTTCCGTTCTCCAGGTGGGCGATACGGAATATTTCCTTTGTAATGATTGCTATATTTTCTTTTAACTCATCCAAAGAACAGTTTATGGTGCCGATAGGAATAGGCAGTTCCATAAGTTCTTCCAGAAATTCTATTTTTAAAGAACAGCCTGGAACATCTTCTGCGCTACCTTTTAGTAGTGAGAAAATTTCGCTGGCTTCTTTTTTGTCTTTGCCGAGAGAAAATTTGCCATACGTGATTTTCCCACCTGGTCCCTGAAGGCTGATGTTGATGGTGAAACGGGTTTCCATAGCTAAATGTTGTATTTTCTTTAACAGATTTGGGTACATTATCAATAAAAAGTGCCGCATTTAGCGGCACTTGGGAAATTATTGTATTTCGATCTGTCTGGCGATCGCTTTAGCCTCTTCCTTTTTAGGAATGTTGAGTTTGAGTACGCCATCCGTATAAGCAGCCTGAATTTGCTCAACATTAGCACTTTCCGGAAGGGTAAACGATCTGGTAAATGCCGAGTAGCTGTATTCCCTTCTGTTGTAGATTTTACCTTCAGTATTGTTTTCTGTACGCTGTTCAGTAGAAATGGTCAGCATATCACGCTCTACAGCTACCTTGAAATCTTCTTTTTTTAATCCGGGTGCCGCAAGTTCAATATGGTACGCTTCATTCGACTCGGAAATGTTAACCGCAGGCACGCTGCTTAAACGACGGTCGTTAAAAAAGGTATCGCCTAATACTGATTCAAAGATGTCATTAAAGCCTGGCAATAATGAACTGTTCTTTTTTTCTGGATTGAATTTAACCAATGTCATAGTTTTTTCTCCTTTTAATGTTTTAATAATAAATGGACTATAAATCAATTAATTTAACGCTTTAACCTTTTTCAAAAAGGTTACATCTCTGGTTAATCAAGTGCTGTGCCAAGGCGTTCATGAAGGGGCAGCGAATAGTTTTCTCTGAAAAATTTTCATTTTTTATGAAAATTTTTCAGTGCATTGCTGAAATTTTTTCAGTTTTACCCTTCTATTCCTGGCGGCTTTTAAATTAGCGAGATGAAATAATTGTCGTGTTAATGGCTCAAATGCAATCCATAGATTTTTGTCTAAATCCCCGTTTTTTCTTGTTCTTAAAGCATTTTAGCAGTCAGCATAGGATAATCAACCAAAAAGCAGATATATTAAGAGGATAACATCTTTTTCGAACCCTTGCCTGGCTTATCAATTAGACAATGCACCATAAATTAACATTAGGGCGTACGTTCAAAGTAGATGATATGATTATCGAAGTTACCCTGATAAGGATTCCCTCTTGCCCGGAAACCATTGGCTACAAGAAATCGCTGACTGCTGGGGGTTGCTGTAGTAGAAAATATAATACCAGGGTGATCACTGATTTTTTTGAGTAACATCCTTTTTAATGTGCTGCTGATTCCCTTTTTACGAACTGATTCACGAGTGAATGAATAACCGATTTCTAAAAACGGTTTGTCTATGTTCGTGATAATACCAGCTTTTTTATACACTTCTTGCAGGTAAGATGGATCTGGCCTTTTAATAGCCGAAATGCCGACCAGCTTTTTGCCATTGTAGCAGAATGCAAGGAACGCTGCATTTAAAATCTTTAAGGGCAGATCAACAGGCGAAACTTTATTTCCCTTTCTCAATAATAAATAGAAGTGATGGAGCTGGATCATTGAACAATCGCAGGGTCTTTTGATTTCAATATAGCAATTGAGGAGAAAAGTCGGTTGCTCATGATAGTCCTGATCAAATACCAGGTTGGTAGATATATTGTGGTTCATCAGAATAAATTTAGGTGAGGGTAGGAATAGCCGTTTTTGTGGCAGCTTATTTGTTTTTGATACTTAATGATGTACGTAAAGGGCCTGATAAGGCAAACATTTCGCATACTTTATCATTCCAGTCTATCAATGCATCTTCAGGTGAGGTTCCAAGGCCTGAAACATCGTGTTCCTCTTCAAAAGATAATACCGCATAAAAGCAATCACCATCCTGATATACGGAGGGTTTAAACTGCATCACAAAAGTGGGTAACCTGTATCGGTTATAATCAAAATCTACCAGTTTTCCTGGTATCGTTCTGGCTCGCTGTTTCATCGCTTAATGTTTTATAGAAACATTGTTGTTTACCTGTTTTTTACTTATGGTAAGCAAACGTAATTGTAAAGTAGCCAACCAATGTTTCCTTAAGGTTAGCCGATTATTGTTTGTTTGTTAAGTGTTTGGTAGAGATGAGTTCTGGAGGAAAAAGCCCTGATTATATTTTTTCAGAAGGGTAGGGTAAGGCAATGTCGTATTATCATTTGCAAAAAAAGAAAACATCTTTTTTAAATGGGTTGCGGAGCTTTCCTGTTAACATGCTGGCAGTAAATGAAGATAATCAATCTTTAATAAAGATGTGATGAGCGTGACGACCAATAAAGATAAATTTCTGCCGTATTAATCCTTTTGATATAGATGCAGTCGAATGCAATTAATACGGCACTAATAATGAAGCTTGGAAAGAAAAAATCAGACACATCAGATGAAACCGGCAACGAGGAGGATAAAGGCATCTTTCCCAAAAAGATGATATTTTTTATCCTTGTGCTCAGCGCGCTACTGATGATCCTGATCTTGTTTAAAGCTTAATTTAGATCAGTTCATAGTGACTCAAGGCATGGCTGGCTGATCTTGAAGATAAAAGATCAACTCTCCGCCCTGAAGCAGCGATTGGTGTGTAATTTGATTTTTGTTAAGAGATTTTCCATTTAAAGTGATTTTTGAACTGTAAATAGATCTTTTACTCTTTTTAATGGCTGTTATGGTTAATTTTTTGCCATTGTTAAAGGTTATTACAGTTTGTGTAAATAAAGGACTGGTTAATTGGTAGTTTCCTGAAACAGGATCTACCGGATAAAAACCCATCGCCGCAAATACATACCATGCCGACATTTGCCCGGCATCGTCATTACCACTTAATCCGCCAGCTCCTTCATCATACTCTTCGGCTAAAATGCGCGATACCTGCAGCTGGGTCTTCCAGGGAGAAGCGGTATAATTATACAAAAAGGGAATCTGATGACCAGGTTCGTTGCCATGCCAATATTCCTTTTTGTCGAAAAGGGAATCCAGTTCATTTTCGAGGTTTTTACTTCCGCCCATTGATTTAATCAATCCAGGCATGTCATGTGGTACGTAAAAGGTGTATTGCCTTGGCGTTCCTTCCGTAATATAGGGTTCACGGTGATCAGGATAAAAAGGTTTGTACCAACTGCCATTGGCAAAGCGGCCCCTGGCCATTCCCACCTGTTGATCGAATACATTTTTATAATTAGCAGCCCTTTTCATTAATTGTTTATAATCTGCTGTTTTACCCAGATCTTTCGCTACAGTGGCCAAAGCATAATCATCGTAAGCATACTCCAGCGTTCTGCTCACCTGTTCCCGTTTGTGAAAAGCATCTGGAATGCTGTCTTCCATAGGGATATAACCATATTTAAGGTAACTGTTAATCCCACGGCGGCCTTTGCCATTGAGGTAATCGGCCGAATCGGGCATTTGAAAGGCATTTTGGCGCATCAGGCGATAGGCTTCCTTTACGTCATAACCGCGAATCCCCTTATTGTAGGCCGAAGCCAGAAAAGCAGTAGCGTGGTCGCCAATCATAGCTGCAGTATAATTATTCCAACAGGGGAAAATGGGCAGCCAACCACCTTGTTGCCCTTTTAGCACCAACGAATTTGCAAAATCGTTGGTCAGATCGGGTTTTAAAAGTTCTGTAAGCGGTAATTGGGCACGGTAGATATCCCACATCGAAAAGTCATCGTAATAATTGCCTTTTGTCAGTGTTTT
This genomic interval carries:
- a CDS encoding Hsp20/alpha crystallin family protein; protein product: MTLVKFNPEKKNSSLLPGFNDIFESVLGDTFFNDRRLSSVPAVNISESNEAYHIELAAPGLKKEDFKVAVERDMLTISTEQRTENNTEGKIYNRREYSYSAFTRSFTLPESANVEQIQAAYTDGVLKLNIPKKEEAKAIARQIEIQ
- a CDS encoding SRPBCC family protein; translated protein: MSDNSVSLHRVIKASPEKVYRAFTEPTALASWMPPYGFLGIIHGMDVKPGGTFKMSFQNFTTGSTNAFGGEYLEVVPNELLKYTDKFEDSNLTGTIVNTIWFTKTSVGTDLKILQENIPAMIPVEMCYLGWQESLEKLIKLVEPNIPDA
- a CDS encoding GH92 family glycosyl hydrolase; its protein translation is MIKPFTKRSKNRATRLTFYTSISLLFMLVGSKAFAQQSVIKYVQPFSGTSASTTLASQHIEDKTERLANTIPAVAPPFSMTQWTPQTQLSEKKCLAPYYYNNKKFYGIRASHWISGSCTQDYGSFTIMPISGKLKTSPTDYAVDYTHQGEVATPAYYKANLPRYNLLTEATATLRCGLIKITALKADSVYLLITPNSDQGKGYIKIDRQRGEISGYNPVHRIYQGWGKAAGFSGYFFIRIKKAFTKSGVFSGGNVSAHQSIENQIDLGAYLGFKLQKGESISIYAGTSFTSIAAAKLNLEAEINTASFETVVAKTSRVWEQSLGQVKVNDPDEKNKRIFYTALYHAQQHPRLFNDVDGGYPQFAGNYAKKTLTKGNYYDDFSMWDIYRAQLPLTELLKPDLTNDFANSLVLKGQQGGWLPIFPCWNNYTAAMIGDHATAFLASAYNKGIRGYDVKEAYRLMRQNAFQMPDSADYLNGKGRRGINSYLKYGYIPMEDSIPDAFHKREQVSRTLEYAYDDYALATVAKDLGKTADYKQLMKRAANYKNVFDQQVGMARGRFANGSWYKPFYPDHREPYITEGTPRQYTFYVPHDMPGLIKSMGGSKNLENELDSLFDKKEYWHGNEPGHQIPFLYNYTASPWKTQLQVSRILAEEYDEGAGGLSGNDDAGQMSAWYVFAAMGFYPVDPVSGNYQLTSPLFTQTVITFNNGKKLTITAIKKSKRSIYSSKITLNGKSLNKNQITHQSLLQGGELIFYLQDQPAMP
- a CDS encoding DUF4272 domain-containing protein; its protein translation is MAFLVISYRNSEIHAMYGSVFVAMIHHRFKVKHMICTYYSHYIGFEKITYLLQKEFPKGILSISDPGEDKIAQLVIKGGLFSPSVTIKVSYRERAFPSYQLPEIDDSPLTANLKGLYGYITALPATNEQLKHLLLAKVATINSEFSVEQEPQETKDIIPLLQKLATEFDAIIFTQPGTLISKSGGQHFLDHNLDLILDTSGNSEIEKLSVNIESKYFDKEQSQLSDDQIRRKERSEAILKVRGIKVNSSLPCINAESETLIRTPKEIATRLCILAVTNFVANNVIPADIAIAYLQQYDLWAQTTPAEKELLGHPTEERKNTESWKSECIYTLMWALGKIDELNFPDQLCDLNDIPEQDYPVGAGKDPNTFINSISETRSAAEILDANDLYYRIDWACVDARLANVQLEEAISGVVYERHYALNWLIRYGEQDWDDVSCDT
- a CDS encoding DUF6688 family protein, whose amino-acid sequence is MIILAILLFILIAGVTILIFRKFKKIIRPAGLGLMIAYVFSICAFCIGLMTHQADYFTAIDPVDGMCYIPFGEKHILSLACYCFAFHGALILIWLKGTRLPPLATVLALSFIITGIVINVLILMQISEHNTKSIDWYDRSDHILLFLFTPILGIVIAGLTILHVLRKDAVAARERVYANAFLNRVNLYLARKSNLPLWGLILLIPVMLVTTVLLLILGQDADSMVKVFTDTTTWRFSRQMHPPVLDHKGHYLCTVAVSGSPKLVKPLRLGVRGGRTIVVNRQLLIANAFEEMIQDFSPRMHRVIRRNYDRYGYNLSKKINNEGLSNLTYVLMKPLEWIFLICLYLFTEKPELRISRQYSMQKGQATT